In Chloracidobacterium sp., the following proteins share a genomic window:
- a CDS encoding NADH-quinone oxidoreductase subunit C has product MTEKLHTFVDKLKAENGSWVVDVTDAHGEVTVTVPREAIVDVCRFLRDEHGFDLLADLCGADRGPEEDPRFEVNYHLFSTTHHNRLRLKVVLSEDDAHVATVTQIWRTADWHERETYDLVGVRFDGHPDLRRILLPSDFDGHALRKDYPLRGYEPYSLN; this is encoded by the coding sequence ATGACCGAGAAGCTCCACACCTTTGTGGACAAGTTAAAGGCCGAGAACGGCTCATGGGTCGTCGATGTCACCGATGCTCACGGCGAGGTGACGGTGACCGTGCCACGCGAGGCGATCGTTGATGTCTGCCGGTTTCTGAGGGACGAACACGGATTCGACCTGCTCGCCGACCTCTGCGGAGCAGATCGCGGGCCTGAGGAGGATCCGCGGTTCGAGGTGAATTATCACCTCTTCTCGACGACGCACCACAACCGGCTGCGATTAAAAGTTGTGTTGAGCGAGGACGACGCACACGTCGCGACCGTTACGCAGATATGGCGGACGGCCGATTGGCACGAGCGCGAGACGTACGATCTGGTCGGAGTTAGATTCGACGGTCATCCTGATCTGCGGCGCATACTGCTGCCTTCTGATTTTGATGGGCACGCGTTGAGAAAGGATTATCCGCTGCGGGGCTATGAGCCCTACAGCCTGAATTGA